One Rossellomorea aquimaris DNA window includes the following coding sequences:
- a CDS encoding alpha-glucosidase translates to MTKQWWKESVVYQIYPRSFMDSNGDGIGDIRGIISKLDYLKELGIDVVWLSPVYESPNDDNGYDISNYKKIMDEFGTMNDWEEMLEEMHQRDMKLVMDLVVNHSSDEHGWFVESRKSKDNPYRDYYIWREGKDGKEPNNWESVFNGSAWEYDETTEEYFLHLFSKKQPDLNWENPKLRQEIYDMMKFWLDKGIDGFRMDVINFISKVPTLPDAPNPEGKTYASGHEYFMNGPRIHEFLQEMNQEVLSQYDAMTVGEMPGVTPDEAVLYTGEDRNEVNMVFQFEHMDVDSGPGGKWDVIPFDLVKLKTILTKWQTELHGKGWNSLYWNNHDQPRIVSRLGDDGEYREKSAKMLATLLHLMQGTPYIYQGEEIGMTNVRFSSIDAYKDIETLNMYREKVAKGMDPEEILKAIYVKGRDNARTPMQWNCGDQGGFTEGEPWIAINPNYKEINAEKALNDSESIFYYYQKLIALRKEHEIIPYGSFELHYADHPSVYAYTRAYGNEKILVLCNVSGERQVIDNVASFDITQAEVLITNEEKQEKDGFTLNPWEATAYYFKG, encoded by the coding sequence ATGACGAAACAATGGTGGAAAGAATCGGTCGTCTATCAAATTTACCCTCGCAGCTTCATGGATTCAAACGGGGACGGCATCGGGGATATCAGAGGAATTATTTCTAAATTGGATTATCTGAAAGAACTGGGCATCGATGTAGTCTGGTTATCTCCTGTGTATGAATCTCCAAATGATGATAATGGTTATGATATAAGCAATTATAAAAAGATTATGGACGAGTTTGGCACAATGAATGATTGGGAAGAGATGCTTGAGGAAATGCATCAGCGTGATATGAAGCTTGTGATGGATCTAGTGGTGAATCACTCTTCCGATGAGCACGGCTGGTTTGTGGAATCAAGGAAATCAAAGGACAATCCATATCGTGATTATTATATTTGGCGTGAAGGAAAAGACGGGAAAGAGCCGAATAACTGGGAGTCTGTATTTAACGGTTCTGCTTGGGAATATGATGAAACGACAGAGGAATATTTCCTGCATCTTTTCTCGAAAAAACAGCCGGATCTAAACTGGGAGAATCCGAAGCTGCGCCAGGAAATCTATGACATGATGAAATTTTGGCTGGATAAAGGGATCGATGGTTTCCGTATGGACGTCATCAACTTCATTTCGAAAGTGCCAACATTACCAGATGCGCCGAATCCTGAAGGCAAAACGTATGCTTCCGGTCATGAGTACTTTATGAACGGTCCCCGTATTCATGAATTTCTCCAGGAAATGAATCAAGAGGTCCTTTCACAATATGATGCGATGACGGTTGGGGAAATGCCAGGTGTGACACCGGATGAAGCCGTGCTTTACACAGGTGAAGACCGAAATGAAGTGAATATGGTATTTCAGTTTGAGCATATGGATGTGGATTCGGGTCCAGGAGGAAAATGGGACGTCATTCCTTTCGACCTTGTAAAATTGAAAACCATTTTAACGAAGTGGCAGACAGAACTTCACGGAAAGGGCTGGAATAGTTTGTACTGGAACAACCACGATCAGCCAAGGATTGTGTCACGACTTGGTGACGATGGAGAGTACCGCGAGAAATCTGCCAAAATGCTGGCAACACTACTTCATTTGATGCAGGGGACGCCTTACATTTATCAAGGGGAAGAAATCGGAATGACGAATGTTCGATTCTCTTCCATTGATGCGTACAAAGATATTGAAACCCTCAACATGTACCGTGAAAAAGTAGCAAAAGGCATGGATCCGGAAGAAATCTTGAAGGCCATATATGTAAAGGGAAGAGACAACGCAAGAACCCCCATGCAATGGAACTGCGGGGATCAGGGAGGATTCACTGAAGGAGAACCATGGATTGCCATTAACCCGAACTACAAAGAAATCAATGCCGAAAAGGCACTGAATGATTCCGAGTCCATTTTTTACTACTATCAGAAATTGATCGCTCTTCGTAAAGAGCATGAAATTATTCCATACGGGTCATTCGAGCTTCACTATGCAGATCATCCCTCCGTATATGCCTATACGAGAGCATATGGAAACGAGAAGATCCTGGTACTTTGCAATGTATCCGGAGAAAGACAAGTCATTGATAACGTGGCCTCCTTTGATATCACACAGGCTGAAGTCCTTATAACAAACGAAGAAAAGCAGGAGAAAGATGGATTTACTTTAAACCCATGGGAAGCAACGGCATATTATTTTAAAGGGTAA
- a CDS encoding disulfide oxidoreductase, producing MNKKADSLLFLAWASSLVASLGSLYFSEIMKYEPCELCWYQRILMYPMVILLGVAYVRKDFQAALYSTILSGIGLLVSLYHYSLQKVSFLSESAPACGRVPCTGEYINLFGFITIPFLALTGFIIIFIASVMVLKALKEDK from the coding sequence ATGAATAAAAAAGCAGATTCTCTGTTATTCCTGGCATGGGCTTCCTCTCTTGTGGCATCTCTGGGGAGTTTATATTTCTCTGAGATCATGAAATATGAACCATGCGAATTATGCTGGTATCAGCGTATTTTAATGTATCCGATGGTCATTCTATTAGGAGTGGCTTATGTCCGCAAAGATTTTCAAGCGGCATTATATTCTACTATTTTATCCGGAATCGGCCTTCTCGTCTCCTTGTATCACTACTCTCTTCAAAAAGTATCATTCCTATCAGAGAGTGCACCTGCCTGCGGACGTGTCCCATGTACAGGAGAATACATCAACCTGTTCGGCTTTATCACCATCCCATTCCTGGCATTGACCGGTTTCATCATCATCTTTATCGCAAGTGTAATGGTATTAAAAGCATTAAAGGAGGACAAATAG
- a CDS encoding thioredoxin family protein — protein sequence MKKIIIFLVAIVALFAAIALITSMQNSQKAEGNKFKKANLNPATVELLDDPNYQNVILPEELEEKLKKNEDVTVYFYSSSCIHCKRTTPVLAPLAEDMGVDMVQYNLLEFEQGWDQYRIESTPTLVHFEDGKEVARIVGEQSEEEFKKFFEENVTEE from the coding sequence TTGAAGAAAATCATTATATTTCTAGTAGCGATTGTCGCATTATTTGCTGCCATCGCGCTCATCACAAGCATGCAAAACAGTCAAAAGGCAGAGGGAAATAAGTTTAAAAAAGCGAACCTTAACCCTGCCACCGTCGAACTGCTTGACGATCCCAACTATCAGAATGTGATCCTACCAGAAGAATTAGAAGAGAAATTAAAGAAGAACGAAGATGTGACTGTATATTTCTACAGCTCATCGTGTATTCATTGTAAGAGGACTACTCCTGTACTTGCTCCACTTGCCGAAGACATGGGAGTCGATATGGTCCAGTACAATCTACTTGAATTTGAACAAGGATGGGATCAATACCGAATCGAATCCACTCCAACACTGGTACACTTCGAAGATGGAAAAGAAGTAGCGAGAATCGTAGGAGAACAGTCTGAAGAAGAATTTAAGAAGTTTTTTGAAGAGAACGTTACGGAAGAATAG